Proteins encoded together in one Mycobacterium sp. MS1601 window:
- a CDS encoding carcinine hydrolase/isopenicillin-N N-acyltransferase family protein, translating to MPQTVIRRRILESDSYYNALNVPFSLRQQIPANLVITDRSGFTINLETTPARHRWIYASEGILVHANHYEEDVPDQISADYRPFSVDSLFRSPILRGRLRSAAHAMRGPEPSVLMDCLGDHFGYPYGVCRHPDSRDPEHLQSKTIASAVVDLTSGRYFLAPGNPCDTAYELLPWNLYDDGPRPGGNGTAEPTTMLTSSCVGTNPNRP from the coding sequence TTGCCGCAAACAGTGATCAGACGGCGGATCCTCGAGTCCGACAGCTACTACAATGCGTTGAACGTCCCGTTTTCGCTGCGGCAGCAAATCCCCGCGAACCTCGTCATCACCGACCGGAGCGGGTTCACCATCAACCTCGAGACCACTCCGGCTCGCCATAGGTGGATCTATGCATCGGAGGGCATCTTGGTGCACGCCAACCACTATGAGGAGGACGTCCCAGACCAGATCTCGGCCGACTACCGACCGTTCTCGGTGGATTCGCTGTTTCGCTCACCGATCCTTCGAGGCCGGCTCCGATCAGCGGCGCATGCGATGCGCGGACCTGAGCCCTCTGTCCTGATGGACTGTCTCGGTGACCATTTCGGCTATCCCTACGGTGTGTGTCGGCACCCAGACAGCAGGGACCCCGAGCATTTGCAGTCGAAGACGATCGCCTCAGCTGTTGTTGATCTCACCAGTGGCCGCTACTTCCTGGCCCCGGGCAATCCATGTGACACCGCCTACGAGCTCCTGCCCTGGAACCTGTACGACGATGGCCCGCGACCGGGCGGCAATGGCACTGCCGAACCGACGACGATGCTGACCTCGTCCTGCGTCGGGACGAACCCGAATCGCCCCTGA
- a CDS encoding helix-turn-helix domain-containing protein, with amino-acid sequence MRSAPLADTNCAEIASCTQLLTHGPREVRRSPSEAVFVNLQLDGTCYGEQDERRCIVPAGSIAVFDTTRPYRLEFIEPMAQRSWRVLSFRIPRDRWQASIGDLEFTSTTIDTAGGPGSVASAMMASLWQNLQTLDQGTAARLESSFTEVLAAATAVHSRTALESESGRRDNALRLLVRNHIRATIPLGRVTAADVARAVSISVRSLHRLFEAESSSFAACVREERLRGAMLDLVSSPNSLPLNKIAARWGFYDNSHLTRAFQRHLGCTPTEYRASGGRLGGLGQTPVTPVHDSIGS; translated from the coding sequence GTGCGATCGGCACCACTGGCCGACACAAACTGTGCTGAGATCGCATCGTGTACGCAGCTGTTGACTCACGGTCCGCGTGAGGTTCGCCGATCACCCTCGGAGGCAGTGTTCGTCAATCTGCAACTGGATGGCACGTGTTACGGCGAGCAAGACGAACGTAGGTGCATCGTCCCCGCCGGCAGCATCGCCGTGTTCGACACCACTCGGCCATATCGACTCGAATTCATCGAGCCGATGGCCCAGAGAAGTTGGCGTGTGCTGTCGTTTCGCATCCCTCGCGATCGCTGGCAAGCCAGCATCGGCGACCTCGAATTCACCTCCACCACCATCGACACGGCCGGAGGACCCGGAAGCGTCGCCTCGGCCATGATGGCGTCACTGTGGCAGAACCTGCAGACCCTGGACCAGGGCACGGCGGCAAGGCTCGAGAGTTCGTTCACCGAGGTTCTTGCCGCCGCGACCGCCGTCCACAGCCGCACCGCCCTGGAGTCCGAGAGTGGACGGCGTGACAACGCGCTGAGATTGTTGGTACGCAATCATATTCGGGCAACAATCCCGCTGGGGAGAGTCACGGCCGCCGACGTCGCTCGCGCGGTGTCGATCTCGGTCCGTTCGTTGCACCGACTATTCGAGGCAGAGTCCAGCAGTTTCGCCGCGTGCGTTCGTGAGGAGCGTTTGCGCGGCGCGATGCTTGATCTCGTCTCTTCACCCAATTCGTTGCCGCTCAACAAGATCGCGGCTAGGTGGGGCTTCTACGACAACTCGCATCTCACCCGGGCCTTTCAGCGCCACCTCGGCTGCACACCGACCGAATATCGGGCCTCTGGCGGGCGTCTTGGTGGGCTTGGTCAAACGCCGGTCACCCCTGTGCACGACAGCATCGGGTCGTAG
- a CDS encoding acyl-CoA dehydrogenase family protein, with the protein MVLDGADVGALVQRTRHVRTRQRSCSVTMPTHRTGTCRGTYMGFRRATAYQEEVFMTIDFTMSEDQLALRSAARTFATERLSLVDKAIADLPTPEARFAAIRPFYQEMADAGFVKALLPVHYGGTAMSSLDFALAAEELTRVDINVPTALLGTGLGLQPIIHFGTEEQRAKFLPRFAGTEALLAAWAFTEVTGGANFDSADPQGGVQTFARRDGDDWVINGRKHFTTNGSGWCGEGAALISVLCRTDPSLSPAESMAVIVVPGDTPGVVIESYIDTVGHRATISPRITFNDVRVPADHLIGQPGDGIEIVRRTFNWTSSIIGAACVGRMRAAFDYALAFAKTDKRSGSVPIIDHQNAGYMLVDIKTRIEAARYLTWKGCDLYDRTCGADEEIGHMVKVFTSELAVQVVYDAMRVVGVNSYGDETPIAGIMQDVLCFPLYDGGNMGVRRRQLHALMRRDDYDPMLSCTGVTGV; encoded by the coding sequence GTGGTCCTGGATGGCGCCGATGTTGGCGCACTCGTACAACGAACCCGGCACGTCCGTACAAGGCAAAGGTCGTGTTCCGTAACAATGCCGACGCATCGTACTGGCACCTGCCGCGGGACCTACATGGGGTTCCGGCGGGCTACCGCGTACCAGGAGGAAGTGTTCATGACCATCGACTTCACCATGAGTGAGGACCAGCTTGCATTGCGGTCGGCTGCGCGCACCTTCGCGACTGAAAGGCTCAGCCTGGTTGACAAGGCGATTGCCGACCTACCCACACCCGAGGCGAGATTTGCCGCGATCAGACCGTTCTATCAAGAGATGGCCGATGCGGGCTTCGTCAAGGCGCTGCTACCTGTTCACTATGGCGGTACCGCGATGTCGTCCCTCGATTTTGCACTGGCAGCGGAAGAGCTGACAAGGGTCGACATAAACGTGCCGACCGCGTTGTTGGGAACCGGTCTGGGCCTGCAGCCGATCATTCACTTCGGCACAGAAGAACAGAGAGCCAAGTTTCTGCCTCGGTTCGCCGGCACCGAGGCGCTGCTGGCCGCGTGGGCATTCACCGAGGTGACTGGCGGAGCGAACTTCGACAGCGCCGATCCTCAGGGCGGTGTGCAGACGTTCGCGCGACGGGACGGGGATGACTGGGTGATCAACGGCCGCAAGCACTTCACCACGAACGGCTCGGGGTGGTGCGGGGAAGGTGCTGCCCTCATCAGTGTGCTCTGTCGTACCGACCCGAGTCTGAGTCCTGCGGAATCGATGGCCGTGATCGTCGTACCGGGCGACACTCCCGGCGTCGTCATCGAGTCGTACATCGACACAGTCGGTCACCGCGCGACCATCTCGCCACGCATCACCTTCAACGACGTGCGGGTGCCTGCCGATCATCTCATCGGGCAGCCGGGCGACGGTATCGAGATCGTGCGTAGGACCTTCAACTGGACATCGTCGATCATCGGGGCCGCGTGCGTCGGCCGGATGCGAGCCGCGTTTGATTACGCGCTCGCGTTTGCCAAGACCGACAAGCGCTCGGGGTCGGTCCCGATCATCGACCACCAGAACGCTGGGTACATGCTCGTTGACATCAAGACTCGAATCGAAGCCGCGCGCTACCTGACCTGGAAGGGATGCGACCTGTACGACCGGACCTGCGGTGCGGACGAGGAGATAGGACACATGGTGAAGGTCTTCACCTCTGAACTGGCGGTGCAGGTCGTATACGACGCCATGCGTGTTGTGGGAGTGAACTCCTACGGCGACGAGACTCCGATCGCCGGGATCATGCAGGACGTGCTCTGCTTTCCACTGTATGACGGCGGAAACATGGGAGTGCGCCGTCGCCAGCTGCATGCGCTGATGAGGCGTGACGACTACGACCCGATGCTGTCGTGCACAGGGGTGACCGGCGTTTGA
- a CDS encoding nuclear transport factor 2 family protein, translated as MSTADPIEQLMHDNLMAVFNERDGAKRQAAIQRTYHPDVRWTDAEGVITGHAALEAKCIGLQRSIGDLQFEPAGPPHKLPYFGYLAWRLVDPAQGREEMSGFDVAVANEGLITELWTVLIPPTP; from the coding sequence GTGAGCACTGCAGACCCCATCGAGCAGCTTATGCACGACAACCTGATGGCAGTGTTCAACGAGCGCGACGGCGCGAAGCGTCAGGCTGCGATCCAGCGGACCTATCACCCCGACGTCCGCTGGACCGACGCCGAAGGGGTCATCACCGGCCACGCGGCACTCGAGGCCAAGTGCATTGGTCTGCAGAGAAGTATTGGAGATCTGCAATTCGAGCCTGCGGGTCCGCCTCACAAGTTGCCTTATTTCGGCTACTTGGCCTGGAGGCTGGTCGATCCCGCTCAGGGTCGAGAGGAGATGTCGGGTTTTGATGTCGCCGTGGCCAATGAGGGGCTGATCACCGAGCTGTGGACCGTCCTCATTCCACCCACTCCGTAA
- a CDS encoding TetR/AcrR family transcriptional regulator — MARPREFDRARALDAAMHAFWENGGYERTSMSQLTEAMGISSPSLYAAFGSKRELYDEAVDLYAQRPQTPLTLALTEATARAFAERLLDSAIVDCTRRGSPKGCLVNTDPLLSGRRDEGRAVVEARLRRAIDDGDLPPSADPRTLAEYLIVAINGLSTRARDGVTRKELRAVAAATMNGWPSR; from the coding sequence ATGGCCAGGCCACGCGAATTCGACAGAGCCCGTGCACTTGATGCGGCGATGCACGCGTTCTGGGAGAACGGCGGCTACGAGCGCACGTCGATGAGCCAACTCACCGAAGCCATGGGCATCTCCTCGCCGAGCCTCTACGCCGCGTTCGGCAGCAAGCGTGAGTTGTACGACGAGGCAGTGGACCTCTACGCTCAGCGACCTCAAACCCCGTTGACGCTGGCGCTCACCGAGGCGACAGCGCGCGCATTCGCCGAACGCCTACTCGACTCCGCAATCGTCGATTGCACGCGGCGGGGCAGCCCCAAAGGGTGTCTGGTCAATACTGATCCGTTGCTCTCCGGCCGGCGCGACGAGGGGCGCGCAGTCGTCGAAGCGCGGCTCAGACGCGCGATCGACGATGGCGACCTGCCGCCGTCGGCTGACCCCCGCACACTCGCGGAATACCTGATCGTGGCCATCAACGGACTGTCCACCCGTGCCCGTGACGGGGTGACCCGCAAGGAGCTGCGGGCCGTCGCCGCGGCCACCATGAACGGCTGGCCATCCCGCTGA
- a CDS encoding NADPH-dependent F420 reductase — MEYAVIGSGAIGGALASQFARTGIEVAVATSKGPGAVASLHQQLGSAVVPTEVSHALGAQIVFLAVPFEAVEGLVSSVPDWERRIIVDATNAIDYSDFSLADLGGRASSDLVAEWAVNARVVKAFGNTWAKVLARDPGESNQGRRVAFISGNDPQANAQIAALAERFGFDPIDLGRNDAGGLLHSFGGPLTGHSFISQPIAGNSPPEMDLAGPQ; from the coding sequence ATGGAATACGCCGTCATTGGATCGGGTGCCATCGGGGGCGCCCTTGCCAGCCAGTTCGCCCGTACCGGAATCGAGGTGGCGGTTGCCACATCGAAGGGTCCGGGAGCCGTCGCCTCGCTTCACCAGCAGCTGGGATCGGCTGTTGTGCCAACCGAAGTTTCGCACGCATTGGGCGCACAGATCGTGTTCCTCGCCGTGCCGTTCGAGGCGGTCGAGGGATTGGTGTCGTCAGTCCCGGACTGGGAGCGCAGGATCATCGTCGACGCCACCAACGCCATCGACTACTCCGACTTTTCGCTAGCCGATCTCGGCGGGCGCGCGTCCTCGGACCTCGTCGCTGAATGGGCTGTCAACGCCCGTGTAGTGAAGGCCTTCGGAAACACCTGGGCCAAAGTCCTCGCACGCGACCCCGGCGAGTCGAATCAGGGCCGCCGCGTCGCCTTCATTTCGGGGAACGACCCGCAAGCAAATGCTCAGATCGCAGCCCTGGCAGAACGGTTCGGGTTCGACCCGATCGACCTCGGCCGCAACGACGCCGGCGGCCTGCTGCACTCATTCGGAGGTCCGCTGACAGGACACAGCTTCATCTCCCAACCCATCGCCGGAAACAGCCCACCCGAGATGGATCTGGCGGGACCGCAGTAG
- a CDS encoding AAA family ATPase has protein sequence MAAVGSESTVLIVVRGNSGSGKSSVARMLRERHEVALVSQDVLRREVLGVGDDRGNPAVRLIDLVARYALDQGSDVVLEGILRSDVYGPMLRSLAADHRGTTEFFRFDLPFEETLRRHNSKGCADFGELELRRWWRDHDVLPGRQERVIGADKDPDAIIDLITTAVRWS, from the coding sequence GTGGCTGCTGTCGGATCGGAGAGCACGGTGCTGATCGTCGTGCGCGGGAACAGTGGATCGGGGAAGTCCTCTGTCGCCAGAATGCTGCGGGAGCGTCACGAAGTGGCGTTGGTCAGTCAAGACGTGCTGCGCCGCGAGGTGCTCGGCGTTGGAGACGACCGCGGCAATCCGGCGGTGCGGCTCATTGATCTCGTTGCGCGGTACGCCCTCGACCAAGGCAGCGACGTCGTGCTGGAGGGAATCTTGCGCAGCGACGTCTACGGGCCGATGTTGCGATCGCTGGCCGCTGATCATCGTGGGACCACGGAGTTCTTCCGATTCGATCTGCCGTTCGAAGAGACGCTGCGACGCCACAACAGCAAGGGGTGCGCTGATTTCGGAGAGCTCGAGCTGCGGCGGTGGTGGCGCGACCACGACGTTCTGCCGGGTCGGCAAGAGCGGGTCATCGGTGCCGACAAGGACCCCGACGCGATAATTGATCTGATCACCACCGCAGTCCGGTGGTCATAG
- a CDS encoding 3-oxoacid CoA-transferase subunit B — MSALTKAQMAALVARDIPAGSYVNLGIGQPTTVADHLPAEAGIVLHTENGMLNMGPAAVGDQIDPDLTNAGKIPVTELPGAAYFHHADSFAMMRGGHLDVCVLGAFQVSARGDLANWHTGAPDAIPAVGGAMDLAIGAKQVFVMMTLFAKDGSAKLVPSCTYPLTGVGCVSRVYTDLAVFDITADGVTVRDTYGISRDELAARLDVPLLGM; from the coding sequence ATGAGCGCACTGACCAAAGCTCAGATGGCCGCCCTGGTGGCACGCGACATCCCCGCCGGGTCTTACGTCAACCTGGGGATCGGCCAACCCACCACGGTCGCCGACCATCTCCCGGCCGAGGCCGGGATCGTGCTGCACACCGAAAACGGCATGCTCAACATGGGCCCCGCGGCCGTCGGCGATCAGATCGATCCCGACCTCACCAACGCCGGCAAGATCCCCGTCACCGAACTACCCGGAGCCGCCTACTTCCACCACGCCGACTCGTTCGCAATGATGCGCGGCGGGCACCTCGACGTCTGCGTGCTCGGTGCGTTCCAGGTCTCCGCCAGAGGCGATTTGGCCAACTGGCACACCGGCGCACCCGATGCCATACCCGCGGTCGGCGGCGCCATGGACCTGGCCATCGGCGCCAAGCAGGTGTTCGTGATGATGACCTTATTCGCCAAGGACGGCTCGGCCAAGCTGGTCCCGTCATGCACCTACCCGCTGACCGGCGTCGGCTGCGTATCCCGCGTCTACACCGATCTGGCGGTGTTCGACATCACCGCCGACGGGGTAACCGTCAGAGACACCTACGGCATCAGCCGCGACGAACTCGCTGCCCGCCTCGACGTGCCGCTGCTCGGCATGTGA
- a CDS encoding 3-oxoacid CoA-transferase subunit A — protein sequence MASICDTTAQAVAGIADGSTVLVGGFGMAGMPVALIDALIDQGAKDLTVVSNNAGNGDTGLAALLATKRVRKVICSFPRQSDSWVFDGLYRAGEIQLEVVPQGTLAERMRAAGAGIGAFYCPTAVGTPLAEGKEKRVIDGRTYILEYPLAGDVALIGAHRSDRMGNLVYRKTARNFGPVMATAATTTIVQVREVVDTGTLDPEAVVTPSIYVDKVVAV from the coding sequence ATGGCCAGCATCTGTGACACCACCGCTCAAGCCGTTGCCGGAATCGCAGACGGCAGCACCGTACTGGTCGGCGGTTTCGGCATGGCGGGCATGCCCGTTGCGCTCATCGACGCGCTGATCGACCAGGGCGCAAAAGATCTGACTGTCGTTTCGAACAACGCCGGCAACGGCGACACCGGGCTGGCAGCTCTCCTGGCGACCAAGCGAGTCCGCAAGGTCATCTGCTCGTTCCCCCGCCAATCCGACTCCTGGGTGTTCGACGGCCTCTACCGAGCCGGCGAGATCCAACTCGAAGTCGTGCCCCAGGGCACCCTCGCGGAGCGGATGCGCGCCGCCGGCGCGGGCATCGGTGCCTTCTACTGCCCCACCGCGGTCGGAACACCCCTGGCGGAGGGCAAAGAAAAACGCGTGATCGACGGCCGCACCTACATTCTGGAGTACCCGCTGGCCGGCGACGTCGCGCTGATCGGTGCCCACCGCTCCGATCGGATGGGCAACCTCGTGTATCGCAAGACCGCCCGCAATTTCGGGCCGGTGATGGCCACGGCCGCGACCACCACCATCGTGCAGGTCCGTGAGGTCGTCGACACCGGGACTCTTGACCCGGAAGCCGTCGTAACCCCGAGCATCTACGTCGACAAGGTGGTAGCGGTATGA
- a CDS encoding acetyl-CoA C-acetyltransferase produces the protein MTDVVICSPVRTPVGRMGGALAALTATDLATTALRALIERTGLGASDVDDVILGNGYANGEAPAIGRIAALDAGLGTEVPGLQIDRRCGSGLQAVLYAAGQVATGAASVVIAGGAESMSNVEHYALGLRTGVRQGGIALLDRLDRARETAGGTSHPIAGGMIETAENLRREYRITRDEQDELSARSHQRAITAHEAGHFTDELVPVTVPGRRGAPDVLVDRDEHPRADITVEKLAALRPIRLKVDAESTVTAGNASGQNDGAALCVVTTDAQAEKLGLTPLLKLRSWAVTGCAPEIMGIGPVAATAAALGRAELTLDDIDLIELNEAFAAQVLAVLAEWKVDPLDERLNPNGSGISLGHPIGATGARILATAAYEARRRGARTVLETMCIGGGQGLAAVFEVVR, from the coding sequence ATGACCGATGTGGTGATCTGCAGTCCCGTCCGCACTCCGGTCGGCCGGATGGGTGGCGCGCTGGCAGCGCTGACCGCCACCGACCTGGCCACCACCGCACTGCGGGCGCTGATCGAGCGCACCGGACTGGGCGCGAGCGATGTCGACGACGTGATCCTCGGTAACGGCTATGCCAACGGGGAGGCCCCGGCGATCGGGCGTATCGCCGCACTGGACGCGGGCTTGGGCACCGAGGTCCCCGGCCTGCAGATCGACCGGCGGTGCGGCTCGGGCCTTCAGGCCGTGCTCTACGCCGCGGGACAGGTGGCCACCGGGGCCGCCAGCGTGGTGATCGCCGGCGGGGCGGAGTCGATGTCCAACGTCGAGCACTACGCCCTGGGACTGCGGACCGGTGTTCGCCAAGGTGGCATCGCGCTGTTGGACCGGCTGGATCGTGCCCGCGAAACCGCGGGCGGCACATCGCATCCCATTGCCGGGGGCATGATCGAGACCGCTGAGAACCTGCGTCGCGAGTACCGCATCACCCGCGACGAGCAAGACGAGCTGTCCGCGCGATCGCATCAGCGCGCAATCACCGCCCACGAGGCCGGCCACTTCACCGACGAACTGGTACCCGTCACCGTCCCGGGTAGGCGCGGGGCGCCCGATGTCCTCGTCGACCGCGACGAACATCCGCGCGCCGACATCACCGTCGAGAAATTGGCCGCGTTGCGACCGATCCGTCTCAAGGTCGATGCCGAGTCGACGGTCACCGCCGGCAACGCCTCGGGCCAGAACGACGGTGCCGCGCTGTGCGTCGTGACCACCGACGCCCAGGCTGAGAAGCTGGGCCTGACGCCCTTGTTGAAGCTGCGCTCGTGGGCTGTCACCGGCTGCGCGCCGGAGATCATGGGCATCGGCCCCGTCGCCGCCACCGCCGCAGCGCTGGGCCGGGCCGAACTCACCCTCGACGACATCGATCTCATCGAACTCAACGAGGCCTTCGCCGCACAGGTACTGGCGGTGCTGGCCGAATGGAAGGTCGATCCGCTCGACGAGCGTCTGAACCCGAACGGCTCCGGGATCTCGCTGGGACACCCGATCGGTGCTACCGGCGCGCGCATTCTGGCCACCGCGGCCTATGAGGCGCGTCGCCGCGGCGCCCGCACCGTTCTCGAGACCATGTGCATCGGCGGCGGCCAGGGTCTGGCCGCGGTGTTCGAGGTGGTGCGCTGA
- a CDS encoding LysR substrate-binding domain-containing protein, protein MELRHLRYFRAVAEELHFGRAAQRLHIAQPPLSQQIRQLERELGVALLIRSTRNVELTPAGQAYLSRTIRILDSVDDAADLARRVAEGTTGRLVIGCVGSATYSVLPQLVRALGEQLPEVDVRVRGEMLAPAQLAALAAGEIDLALLRPPVVDPSLSTEIVRSDSLLVALPEGHRLSKRKGLSVTDLREENFVAHVGGGRSVMGSLLTTLCAEAGFTAKVRHEVEETSTLITLVAAGLGVAIVPSPTAALDIAGVVYRPLRPRSLGVDLVAAWPTSAHDQLIRRVTTTLHDIA, encoded by the coding sequence ATGGAGCTGCGACACCTGCGCTACTTCCGGGCCGTCGCTGAAGAGTTGCATTTCGGCCGCGCAGCACAGCGACTGCACATCGCCCAGCCGCCGCTGTCGCAGCAGATCAGGCAGCTCGAACGTGAGCTGGGGGTCGCGCTGTTGATCCGCTCCACCCGCAATGTCGAGCTGACTCCGGCCGGGCAGGCGTATCTGAGCCGTACCATCAGGATCCTGGACTCGGTGGACGACGCTGCCGACCTCGCGCGCCGTGTCGCCGAGGGCACCACCGGCCGGCTTGTCATCGGGTGCGTTGGCTCGGCTACGTATTCGGTTCTGCCGCAGCTAGTTCGGGCTCTCGGTGAACAGCTTCCCGAAGTCGACGTCCGAGTACGTGGTGAGATGCTGGCCCCGGCCCAGTTGGCTGCGCTGGCGGCGGGAGAGATCGATCTCGCGCTGCTGCGCCCGCCGGTGGTCGATCCCAGTCTGTCGACCGAGATCGTCCGCAGTGACTCGCTGTTGGTCGCGCTGCCGGAAGGCCATCGGTTGAGCAAGCGAAAGGGTCTGTCGGTAACCGATCTTCGGGAGGAGAACTTCGTGGCGCATGTCGGTGGCGGCCGCTCGGTCATGGGATCGTTGCTCACGACGCTGTGCGCCGAGGCTGGTTTCACTGCAAAGGTTCGCCACGAGGTGGAGGAGACCTCGACGCTGATCACCCTGGTGGCAGCCGGGCTCGGGGTGGCGATCGTGCCGTCCCCGACAGCCGCTCTCGACATCGCCGGCGTCGTCTACCGCCCACTGCGGCCGCGCAGCCTGGGGGTTGACTTGGTGGCTGCATGGCCGACATCGGCACACGATCAACTCATTCGGAGGGTCACTACTACGCTCCATGACATCGCCTGA
- a CDS encoding alpha/beta fold hydrolase, which yields MSTILRKEVCFSSVTGNAGKQKSLLSGRGHMHAQSASTLAYRTFSTPRHTTRYLECGPADGPLMIFLHGWPSIGLMWRAQMGAFANDGWHCVAPDLRGYGGSSIPRANNAYTVEEVVADMVELHDHLGGEPAIWIGHDWGSVVAGDLAAHEPDRSRGIVLTSLAYNPDGHAIKTVLPLVDRAIYPADEYPDGQWDYYRYYTTHFAAAVADLDADQPASLASIFQPGNPANVGKISPNATVSRNGGRFGAAHHAPPTQPDPALWPPADFDALVQAFQAHGFGPGCAWYVNDDANIAYAREALDGGRLSQPVLFVNGDFDQICSITGNRQGDPMRAACEDLTETYLPAGHWLPLERKQEHVAAIRTWLSKKNL from the coding sequence ATGTCGACGATCCTACGCAAAGAAGTTTGCTTTTCCTCGGTCACGGGTAATGCCGGAAAGCAAAAATCATTGCTTTCCGGAAGGGGGCACATGCACGCACAATCAGCTTCGACCCTGGCCTACCGCACCTTCAGTACGCCTCGCCACACGACCCGCTACCTCGAGTGCGGGCCCGCCGATGGACCGCTGATGATCTTTCTGCACGGTTGGCCGAGTATCGGTTTGATGTGGCGTGCCCAAATGGGCGCCTTCGCCAACGACGGGTGGCACTGCGTCGCACCCGATCTCCGCGGTTACGGCGGGTCTTCCATTCCGAGGGCCAACAACGCGTACACCGTCGAAGAAGTCGTGGCCGACATGGTGGAACTTCACGACCACCTTGGCGGCGAGCCAGCGATTTGGATTGGCCACGACTGGGGCAGTGTCGTGGCCGGTGATCTGGCTGCACACGAGCCCGATCGCAGCCGTGGCATCGTGCTGACGTCGTTGGCCTACAACCCCGATGGACACGCGATCAAAACGGTCCTCCCCCTGGTCGACCGTGCGATCTATCCGGCTGACGAATATCCGGATGGCCAATGGGATTACTACCGCTACTACACGACGCATTTCGCGGCGGCAGTGGCTGACCTCGACGCCGACCAGCCCGCATCACTGGCGTCCATCTTCCAGCCAGGTAACCCCGCCAACGTCGGCAAGATCTCGCCGAATGCGACGGTTTCCCGCAACGGCGGGCGCTTCGGCGCCGCGCACCATGCCCCGCCCACTCAACCAGACCCGGCGCTCTGGCCGCCGGCAGACTTCGACGCGCTGGTGCAAGCGTTCCAGGCCCATGGCTTCGGTCCAGGCTGTGCGTGGTACGTCAACGACGACGCCAACATCGCCTACGCGCGTGAGGCACTCGACGGCGGCCGCCTGTCCCAGCCGGTGCTGTTCGTCAACGGTGACTTCGATCAGATCTGCAGCATCACCGGGAACCGCCAAGGCGATCCGATGCGCGCGGCCTGCGAGGACCTCACCGAGACGTACTTGCCCGCCGGACACTGGCTGCCGCTGGAACGCAAGCAAGAGCACGTCGCGGCCATTCGCACCTGGCTCAGTAAGAAGAATCTGTAG
- a CDS encoding TetR/AcrR family transcriptional regulator has protein sequence MVSQGDANRLGGRANRVMTAIYTAVGELVAEGTAKISFPVIAERAGVNPTTLYRRWADVNALLEEVAVAALTRDGESPPDTGSLEGDLMEWACIIAADITRPARARFLRAMVSARVEIVARCPVMETRQEQATEMVRRARERGEPTPTVAQILDHIVSPLYHHVAFALEVDEEYARRMVRDVLTMAG, from the coding sequence ATGGTGAGCCAAGGGGACGCGAACCGCCTCGGAGGACGGGCTAATCGGGTGATGACCGCGATCTACACCGCGGTAGGCGAACTGGTCGCCGAAGGGACCGCCAAGATCAGCTTCCCGGTGATCGCCGAACGGGCGGGGGTCAACCCGACGACGTTGTACCGGCGCTGGGCCGACGTCAACGCGCTTCTCGAGGAAGTCGCGGTCGCGGCCCTGACACGCGACGGTGAGTCGCCACCCGACACCGGATCGCTCGAGGGGGACTTGATGGAGTGGGCGTGCATCATCGCCGCTGACATCACCAGACCAGCGCGGGCTCGCTTTCTGCGCGCGATGGTCTCGGCGCGCGTCGAGATCGTGGCTCGCTGCCCGGTCATGGAGACGCGGCAAGAGCAGGCGACGGAGATGGTGCGTCGTGCCCGCGAACGCGGGGAACCGACGCCAACGGTTGCACAGATTCTCGACCACATCGTCTCGCCGTTGTACCACCACGTCGCCTTCGCCCTTGAAGTCGACGAGGAATACGCGCGGCGGATGGTTCGCGATGTGCTCACCATGGCCGGCTGA